In the Candidatus Rhodoblastus alkanivorans genome, one interval contains:
- a CDS encoding HPr kinase/phosphorylase, whose translation MALGEKGVLIRGRSGVGKSSLALALVDAWRRRGDFARLVGDDCVLARIRGGRAVLSPHHAVAGLAEWRGIGLLPQDFEQNAVLALIVDLESDQERADCSRMPESNELTCDFHGLRDIPLLRLPARATERSVAAIVAFLHEVSTN comes from the coding sequence GTGGCGCTCGGCGAGAAGGGTGTTTTGATTCGCGGGCGGTCGGGTGTGGGCAAGTCGAGTCTGGCGCTCGCCCTGGTCGATGCCTGGCGTCGCCGTGGCGATTTCGCCCGTCTGGTGGGCGACGACTGCGTGCTCGCGCGTATTCGCGGCGGAAGGGCGGTGCTGAGCCCGCATCACGCCGTTGCCGGCCTTGCCGAATGGCGCGGCATCGGGCTCCTCCCTCAGGATTTCGAACAAAACGCGGTTCTCGCCCTGATCGTCGATCTCGAATCGGATCAGGAGCGGGCCGATTGCTCCAGGATGCCGGAATCCAATGAATTAACTTGCGATTTCCATGGGTTGCGCGATATTCCCCTCCTGCGCCTGCCGGCGCGGGCGACGGAACGTTCGGTCGCGGCCATCGTGGCATTCCTGCACGAAGTTTCGACAAATTGA
- a CDS encoding PTS sugar transporter subunit IIA — MIGMVLVTHGHLATEFRAALEHVCGPQSQLATITIGPEDDMEVRRRDIIDAIARVDSGGGVVVLTDMFGGTPSNLAISVMNGAHVEVVAGVNLPMLIKLASVRDEAPIEQAVSQAAEAGRKYIYVASKILCGK, encoded by the coding sequence ATGATCGGCATGGTGCTAGTAACACATGGCCATCTGGCGACGGAGTTTCGCGCGGCGCTGGAGCATGTTTGCGGGCCGCAATCTCAGTTGGCGACCATCACCATCGGTCCCGAGGACGACATGGAAGTCCGCCGGCGCGACATTATCGACGCCATCGCGCGGGTGGATTCGGGCGGCGGAGTCGTCGTCCTGACCGACATGTTCGGCGGAACGCCGTCCAATCTCGCGATTTCGGTGATGAACGGCGCTCATGTCGAGGTGGTCGCCGGGGTGAACCTGCCAATGCTGATCAAGCTCGCCTCGGTGCGCGACGAGGCCCCGATCGAACAGGCCGTGAGCCAGGCGGCCGAGGCGGGACGAAAATATATTTATGTCGCCAGCAAGATTCTTTGTGGGAAATGA
- a CDS encoding HPr family phosphocarrier protein — protein MSQLDNAGPCGCPPTPPPPEGAVTREMEIVNRKGLHARATAKFVHCVEQFKAEITVSRCGETVGGQSIMGILTLGAGIGSTITVAATGPQAQEAVEALAALIANKFGEDE, from the coding sequence ATGAGCCAATTGGACAACGCCGGCCCCTGCGGTTGCCCGCCGACCCCCCCACCCCCTGAGGGCGCGGTAACCCGCGAGATGGAAATCGTCAACCGCAAGGGGCTGCACGCCCGGGCCACGGCGAAATTCGTCCATTGCGTCGAACAATTCAAAGCCGAGATCACGGTGTCGCGCTGCGGCGAGACCGTCGGCGGCCAGTCGATCATGGGCATTCTGACGCTTGGCGCGGGGATCGGCAGCACCATCACGGTCGCTGCGACCGGCCCGCAGGCGCAGGAGGCGGTGGAGGCGCTCGCGGCGCTCATCGCCAATAAATTCGGCGAGGACGAATAG
- the pgi gene encoding glucose-6-phosphate isomerase translates to MDRTAVAAAFAALEAHRVEIAARRTVEFFAEDQKRFEHFSVRLDDLLYDYSKNRLTKATLGHLFDLARAARLEARREALFSGDKVNNTEDRPALHMALRNFSGEPVLVDGADVMPAVEAERAKVAAFAAAVRGGAIRGARDDNFTDVVNIGIGGSDLGPAMAARALSPFTSPELRAHFVSNVDGADIADTLAALDPARTLFIVSSKTFTTQETMANAASARAWVVASLGEAATADHFAAVSTRLDKVAAFGIRPERVFGFWDWVGGRYSMWSAIGLSLALAIGPERFEDFLRGGHDVDLHFRNTPLSHNIPVLMGLIGVWHRNIWDFPAQAIIPYDQRLARFPAYLQQLDMESNGKSVTRDGAPSPRATGAIVFGEPGTNSQHAFFQLLHQGTEVVPVDFLVAAEPIHADEKHHELLVANCLAQSEALLRGRSEWEARDILRAQGFSAARIDELAPHKTFSGDRPSSTLLYRRLDPRTLGRIVALYEHKVFVQSVIWDINPFDQWGVELGKELCNRLAPLVSDASADLAGLDGSTAGLIATRRALTAS, encoded by the coding sequence ATGGATCGCACCGCCGTCGCCGCCGCTTTCGCCGCGCTGGAAGCCCATCGGGTCGAAATCGCGGCGCGGCGAACAGTCGAATTCTTTGCCGAAGACCAGAAAAGATTCGAGCATTTCTCTGTCCGCCTCGACGATCTGCTCTACGATTATTCGAAGAACCGCCTGACCAAAGCGACGCTTGGGCATTTGTTCGATCTCGCCCGCGCGGCAAGGCTCGAAGCGCGGCGCGAGGCTTTGTTTTCCGGCGACAAGGTCAACAATACCGAAGACCGCCCCGCCCTCCACATGGCCTTGCGCAATTTCTCCGGGGAGCCGGTGCTGGTCGATGGCGCGGACGTCATGCCGGCGGTCGAGGCCGAGCGCGCCAAAGTCGCCGCTTTCGCCGCGGCCGTGCGCGGGGGGGCCATCCGCGGCGCGCGCGACGATAATTTTACCGATGTCGTGAATATCGGGATCGGCGGCTCGGACCTCGGCCCGGCCATGGCGGCGCGCGCCCTGTCGCCCTTCACGTCGCCGGAGTTGCGGGCGCATTTTGTCTCCAATGTGGACGGCGCCGACATCGCCGACACGCTGGCCGCCCTCGACCCGGCCCGGACCCTGTTCATCGTCTCCTCAAAAACCTTCACCACCCAGGAGACCATGGCCAACGCCGCGAGCGCGCGGGCGTGGGTCGTCGCCTCCCTGGGCGAGGCGGCGACAGCCGATCATTTCGCCGCCGTCTCGACCAGACTCGACAAGGTCGCCGCCTTCGGCATCAGGCCGGAACGGGTGTTCGGCTTCTGGGACTGGGTCGGCGGGCGCTATTCGATGTGGTCGGCGATCGGCCTCAGCCTCGCGCTCGCCATCGGCCCGGAAAGATTCGAGGATTTTTTGCGCGGCGGGCATGACGTCGACCTTCACTTCCGCAACACCCCGCTTTCCCACAACATCCCCGTCCTCATGGGCCTGATCGGGGTCTGGCATCGCAACATCTGGGATTTTCCCGCCCAGGCCATCATTCCCTACGACCAGCGCCTTGCCCGTTTCCCGGCCTATCTCCAGCAGCTCGACATGGAGTCGAACGGCAAGAGCGTGACCCGCGACGGCGCGCCGTCGCCGCGCGCCACCGGAGCCATCGTGTTCGGCGAGCCCGGGACCAACAGCCAGCACGCCTTCTTCCAACTGCTCCATCAGGGCACGGAAGTGGTCCCGGTCGATTTCCTGGTCGCCGCCGAGCCGATCCATGCCGACGAAAAGCATCACGAATTGCTCGTCGCCAACTGCCTCGCCCAGAGCGAGGCCTTGTTGCGCGGGCGAAGTGAATGGGAAGCGCGCGACATCCTGCGCGCCCAGGGTTTTTCCGCGGCGCGAATCGACGAACTTGCTCCCCACAAGACCTTTTCCGGCGACCGGCCCTCCTCGACCCTGCTCTATCGCCGGCTCGATCCGCGCACTTTGGGCCGGATCGTCGCGCTCTATGAGCATAAGGTTTTCGTCCAGTCGGTGATCTGGGACATCAATCCCTTCGATCAATGGGGCGTGGAGCTCGGCAAGGAATTGTGCAACCGGCTCGCGCCGCTGGTTTCCGACGCCAGCGCCGATCTAGCCGGCCTCGACGGCTCGACCGCCGGGCTGATCGCGACGCGGCGCGCGTTGACGGCGAGCTGA
- a CDS encoding TadE/TadG family type IV pilus assembly protein — protein MTSFIANRRGIASLEFALIALPFFAILFAIFQIGIVYLADNLLETATEKAARQLLTGQVQNAGLTASQFTSAICPNLPVFFTCPSGVMVDLQDVSSFSSANLSAPTLTYDSNGKVTNNWQFQTGGAASILVLRVMYQFPVYLGPLGLNLANLSNGKRLLMSTAVFQVEPYNLQGAGN, from the coding sequence TTGACTTCATTCATCGCCAACCGGCGTGGCATCGCGTCGCTCGAATTTGCCCTGATCGCATTGCCGTTTTTTGCAATTCTCTTCGCCATTTTCCAGATCGGCATAGTTTACCTCGCCGACAATCTGTTGGAGACGGCGACGGAGAAGGCCGCGCGGCAATTGTTGACCGGCCAGGTGCAAAACGCCGGGCTCACCGCGAGCCAGTTTACCTCCGCCATTTGTCCAAATCTGCCGGTTTTTTTCACTTGCCCCAGCGGCGTAATGGTCGATCTCCAGGATGTCTCTTCCTTCTCGTCGGCCAATTTGTCCGCGCCGACCTTGACCTATGATTCGAATGGCAAGGTCACCAACAATTGGCAGTTCCAGACCGGCGGCGCGGCAAGCATTCTCGTGTTGCGGGTGATGTATCAGTTTCCGGTCTATCTCGGGCCGCTTGGCCTCAACCTCGCCAATCTCTCCAACGGAAAGCGTCTCTTGATGTCGACCGCGGTTTTCCAGGTCGAACCTTACAACCTGCAGGGGGCGGGAAATTGA
- a CDS encoding TadE/TadG family type IV pilus assembly protein has translation MASRFLRDRRAVTAVEFALVVPIALLLLIGEYNLTDAMSTKRKLTITAHTIADLVARQPSVNASLMTAILNASAQIVSPYNMSNTSVVVAELTTDGSGKTTVTWSQAINGTALSQGAKVTLPAGLAEANTSIIYASVSFTFTPVFNGIIVSPTVFNSTFYENPRISSTVPYTN, from the coding sequence ATGGCGTCGCGCTTCTTGCGCGACCGCCGCGCCGTGACCGCCGTCGAATTCGCTTTGGTTGTCCCTATCGCCCTGCTGCTCCTCATAGGCGAATATAACCTCACTGATGCGATGAGCACGAAGCGCAAGCTTACGATCACCGCTCATACGATCGCCGACCTCGTCGCCCGTCAGCCATCGGTCAACGCCAGCCTTATGACGGCGATCCTGAACGCATCGGCGCAGATCGTGTCGCCCTACAACATGTCCAACACGTCGGTCGTCGTCGCGGAACTGACCACGGACGGCTCCGGCAAAACGACCGTGACCTGGAGCCAGGCCATTAACGGCACGGCTTTGTCGCAGGGGGCCAAGGTCACTTTGCCGGCCGGATTGGCGGAGGCGAATACATCGATCATATATGCGAGCGTGAGCTTTACCTTCACCCCAGTTTTCAATGGGATCATCGTCAGCCCAACGGTCTTCAATTCCACGTTTTACGAAAATCCACGCATTTCCTCGACCGTTCCCTACACGAATTGA